The genome window TGGCCAGCACAACGCCAACAGTGCCCTGCTCAACGCCCACCCTAAACCCAACGACATCAGCATGGCTGACCTGGCCAACGACCCTGCCATGATGTCACTGCTGGGCTCAGCCAATAACAACGACATGCTGCAGGACATGATGGGTGACCTGGACTTTGGGCTGCTGGACTCTCCTCAGCCCTCCAGCCCTGCGCAGGGGGAGAACGGTGCTCCGGGTAGGGTCCAGGGTATGGTCCAGGGGGTACAAGGAGGTCTCCTgccccctcctcctctgcctAATGGACTGCCTGCCCCTCTCAGTAAGCGCATTGAGGACCTCCGAGTGGTAAGTGACTGACATCTTCAATCAAATCCAGCTGCAGATATATTTAATATTTAGATATTTTAGGTCTTAAGTCAGTTTCTTTATTTGATTTGTAGGGTCTAAAGGCCTTCACTGCTCGTTGAAAACGTTCAAGCACATTACATGTAGTGCAttgattttttcccccccttAAAAACGAAAAGTGATGATTGTCACCATTTTGATATTTCCTTCCATAAAGAGACCTGAGTAACACATGCATTCTCTCAGGGGCACAAGTAGGAGTGAGAAGTAGAGGTTGCTGTGGCAACAAGAGAGCAGTGATGTTATTTGAGGGAGATGATGAGGGGAAAACAAGTGCCAAATCTCTCTGACAGAACAGTGAAGGGCAAGAGGGGAATATctggaagaggagagaaaggtagtggaagcagggaggagaggaggccaaGAGCGAGAGGTACTGTAACGGAGTCAAAAAGAAAAGCTTAGACGACAAGGTGAGGCTTAGAGGAGTGAAAGGGCAGGTGATTGATTGATTTGCATTACATTTCAGTGTCCATTTGAGCATAATATGTTTTGTTTTGGAGAATCTCTGAAATTGAATTATTCTCCCAACGAACAGGCTTCTCATCAGTTTGATCAAGAGGGCAGGAAAAAGTTCTTCACGCTGGACATGAACAACATCCTACTGGAGTGAGTCTCTGCTCTGAGCTCTTTACAACAGTACAAACCCTCTTTCCTCCCCTGACCATCTCTCTGCGTGTGTTAGTCAGTGTTTATCTTAATGTCTAACCCTCTTCCTCTGTGTGTTGGTCAGTATTGAGTTGCAGGTCCAGGAGCAGCCGGCAGCAGTGCGCTCTTCAGTCTACTCCCATCTAGAGGCCTTTGTGCCCTGCAACAAGGAGGCTCTGCTCAAACGCCTAAAGAAACTCAGCCTCaatatccaggtgtgtgtgtgtgtgtgtttgacattttatgtgtatgtttgtgtgtgcacatAATATGCCTGTTCTTGTCTTCTATCTAATTGTAGCTTGTTTGTTAACGGAGTGTGTGGCGTGAGTGTCATCTGGTGTGCGTGATTGTAACCTTTTCCATCTTCTGTCATCCAGGATGACCGTCTGCGGGCCCCGCTACTGAAGCTGAAGCTGGCTGTGTGCAGCGTGATGCCAGAGCAGATCGCCAGATACAACATGGACTGCATCGCCAAAGTGGCCAAGTAAGGccttctcctttcttctcctgcATTCTGTTCACCTCTTATTTCCTCTCATACATCTCCTTTTGTCCCTTGCTGTCTATTTTTCCACTCCTCGTCCAATATTCTCTCTGGGTTGTGTATTTACAGGCAGCAGTCAGAAGAAGGGGAAAAGAACGGGtcagaagaggaggatgaggagaagcCTGGGAAGAGAGTGATGGGACCTCGCAAAAAGTTTGTCTGGGATGAGAAGCTCAGGTGAGCTCTCATTTGTTAATTTAACGTCATACAATTATGTTATACAGGTGTTTTGGTTTAGTGTAGTGATGGGACATTCGGCTCTTTTTACTGACTCCGATCTTTTCGACTCGTTCAGTCAAATGAATCAATCTTTCGACTCATTTTGTTCATTTGAGTCAGTAATGCCCAGAGCAGGCAGGACCCCGGGGAACGATAACTTAAAAACTAGAAATAGTCATAATTCTACAAGCCTCTCGTTCATAGATCGTTCACCATAAGGGGCTTGTTGGAGATGTCGTTTGTGACAGACCTGTAAAATGGTGCTTTAAACAATGTATATTTGTtgattgctaggcatacaaataCAATTATTTCTTGGTACATTTGAAACAAAGTCTAGTTGTGGCCGCAACCGGACTCGATTGTGAACGACTCTTGGCGGAATGCGTTGCTTGAGTGGTGTGAGGGTGATAAGCACAATATCGTTTGCAGTTCATGATGATTCGAGTTTGTTGAGCAGAAGCTGTGTATCTTTtggttctacaaagctgtgtccaTCATAGCATTTATTCTTGCACCATGCAATCATTTATTAgttctaaacatgtatttttttcttttctATGCTGCCTGCAGCATGATCTATTTTACCTGCGCTCATATGACGAACAGTTGTTGGTCGGAGCACATCTCCGGAGTGACAGAAGGAGTGCGTATTAATCCTGCTGTAGAACTAAATGCAGCCAGCAAGTCAAACGAATGACTAAAATTAACGAGTCGCCCAGAAAAGCAAATCATGACTctcgagtcagtaaaaagagttGTCCAAAAAGAATGAGTCATTCGCCAAAAGTGGAGCTGAAATTGTAATGCATAGTTGGTGGAACGTGTGTTGGTCTGTAGGGTGTTGCTGTGTAACCTGGTGAGGGTGAAGCTGGGCTGCTATGAGCTGGAGGGACAGAGCTCCCAGTCTCCAGAGGACTATCTCAAGGCCTTCATGGAGACTGAGGTGAAACCACTGTGGCCCAAGGGCTGGATGCAgggcaggtcagtgtgtgtgttttcataaaAGTATACAATTTGACCATTTAACCTAGTTTGCATTTCACCACATCACatggggcggcgggtagcctagtggttagagctttgggccagtaaccaaaaggttgctggatcaaatccatgagctgacaaggtaaaaatctgtccttctgcccctgaacaaggcagaacagttgcctggtaggccgtcattgtaaataagaatttgactgacttgcctggttaaataaaggttaaaaaaaaatctctccacgttcctctcctcctcaggaTGCTATTCAAAGAGAGCCTCATGGTTCATTGTCACCTCACTGGCAATCCGTGAGTCATTACTTTGATATACTTTACTTAAATATAGTGATTTTTAAAATAAGTAAAGGTTAACACTGGTGTTCTTAATTATGCACTCTTTTTCCTTTTGATTTCACTGTTATCCAGAGCCAAGAAAAAGATGGTTCCTACTCCCAAGTCTAAACCCAAGGTTAGTGTTTTGCAGTCTGATGCATTACGTGCATGCTTGTCATTTCAATACCATTGTTTGAATAGATTTAGATCACACTAATTGTTTGCTCTTTCTATCTCCTATGTTGTTTGGTGATCCAGGAGGGTAGTTGGGTCCAGAGATCCACCCCCTCGGTTGGTGCGACCCCCTCCCCTGCAGCCCCAGTGGCCTGCCGGCCCTCCCAGTCCCCCGCTGAGACCATCTGTCTGCTGGACTCCCTGGATGAAGAGCTGACCGCCCCCGCCCTGGACTCCATCTCCCAGGCCCTGGCCCTCCTCAGCAACGCAGCCAAGGGCCTGATCCAAGGGGACAGTCCCCCCTCCCCTGATAGGCCCAAGACTGCCCCATCCTCCCTCCACGCCTCACCTCTCCTCCAGAAGCACAAGAAGAGCACCATCAACACACCCAGCTCCAACACACCTCTCTAcgtctctacctcctcctccccctcctctctctctcggcctcccACGGTCTCCCCTTCTCTGTCCTCAGCGAGGAGCGAGGGGTTGGGGTCGATGAAGGGTGGAGGTGCCCTGGCTCAGGCTCACAGACAATCAGTGCAGAGCACTCAGAGGCTTGCTGGGACGGCCCTGAGTAAAGCCAACGCTCCCGGCTCTCACTCCCAGCCTAAGCCGCGGCCACCCCCCAATCAGAAGGGCTTTGGCAGCAATAATACTAAAGCCAACAGCGGTGACAcccccctctcatccccctctccctccttctcccactctctctcaggAGCCCAAGCTCAGCAGCAGTCCAACTTCATCACCCCCATGCAGGCCACTCTCACTAAGTCCTCCCACAGCAGCACCTCACCCATCATCAAACTCACCCCTCGCCTCCCCAACCCCTTAACGCCCACCACCTTCTCCTCACCCTCCCCCAATCCCAGGCCTCAGGCAGCTTCCAGTATGCACCAGTACTCCTCCAAAAGCCCAGCAGGGTTCCGCCCACCTTTCTCAGGTGCTCCGGGAGGGCCAGCCAAACTTGTCCAAGGCAGCTACACCCCTCCAGGAGGGCAGAAGACCCCCTCTCAGATCATCAGCAGCAGCGCCAACACCAGCCTTACCAACACCTCATCCATCAGCAAGCATTCGGGATCCAGTCCCTCCCCTACCACAGCCTCGGCCAATCAGCGACAAAGGCTGGCAGGTGGAACCATTCAGGGGGCTAAGCCTATTAAATCTGTCTCCACACAGTCTGTCTCTTCTCAGTTGCCACAGGTAAGTGAGAAGTAAGAGATGGTAGCTGGGTGGGACAAGGTCATGGTGCAGCAAATGTTCAAAATTTGTTTGTCTACTGTGGTTTGTGTTGtctgtgtatttatgtattttatcTCTTATGTTTTGTATATGTTGTCTGTTGGTCTGGGTCTATATTTCTAATTAAAAATTGGGTgcttcgagccctgaatgctgaaagctgtggtatatcagaccatataccacgagaatgacaaaacatttatttttactgctctaattacattggtaaccagtttataatagctatAAGTCACCTCCAGGGGGTTATgctatattgccaatataccacggctaagggctgtatccaggtactcCGCATtatgtcgtgcataagaacagcccgtagccgtggtatattggccatataccacacccctcccccgggccttattgcttaagaaTATGCCTTTGTTCTCCAGGTGTCCTCAGCCAGCAGCAGTCTTCTTGGCTCTGCTCCGTCTCTCCCACTGGGCTTTGGGATGTTGGGGGGGCTGGTTCCCGTCTCCCTGCCCTTCCCGTTTCCTTCACTCTTAAACCTGCCCCCATTAGGTGGCACAGCTGGCTCCAGCACCGGGGCCAGCGGCTCCTCAGCCAGCAACAGCTCAGCATTCTCCCTGACCCAGAGTGagtgacacagccagtccacagaaacatgaaaaaaatgaaaaatgtacagtgctttcggaaagtattcagaccccctcactttttccacattttgttacattacagccttaatctacgcacaataccccataatgaaaacaggtttttagaaatgtttgcaaatgtattaaaaataaaaaataaaacttatttacataagtattcagaccctttgctatgagactcaattgatctcaggtgcatcctgtttccctttaattatccttgagatgtttatacaacttgattggagcccacctgtggtaaattaaattggatggacatgatttggaaaggcacacacctgtctatataaggtcccacagttgacagtgcatgtcagagccaaaaccaagccatgaggtcgaaggaattgtctgtagattgttttgaggcacagatctggggaagggtaccaaaaaatgtctgcagcattgaaggtccccaagaacacaatgaccTACATTCTttaatgtaagaagtttggaaccaccaagacccttcctagagctggccgcccggcccaactgagcaatcgggggagaagggccttggtcggggaggtgaccaagaacccgatggtcaccgacagagctccagagttgctttgtggatatgggagaaccttccagaaggacaaccatctctgcagcactccaccaatcaggtctttatggtagagtgcccagacggaagccactcctcagtaaaaggcacgacagcccacttggagtatgccaaaaggcacctaaagcactctttggcctgaatgtcaagcgttacatctggagaaaaccaggcaccactcatcacctggccaataccatccctatgggGAATCATGgtcgtggcagcatcatactgtgggaatttttcagcggcagggactgggagactagtcaggattgagggaaagatgaacagagcaaagtacagagagatacatAATGAAAACCTACTccggagcgctcaggacctccgactgtagcgtcatacccaagaagactaagctgtaatcgctggcaaaggtgcttcaacaaaaatactgagtaacgggtctgaatacttatttaaatgtgacatttcagttttttttgcaaacatttctaaaaacctgtatttGCTTAATCATTATAAGGGGGGgtgatttaataaattttagaataaggctgtaacgtagcagaAGTTGAATGTAGAACAGCTGATCGAGATGGGGTTGCTTTAGTCTAGTCTGTGCGGATGTTGATGTCTGGGTATGTGTATAGTTTGTGTATTTTATGTTGTTGGACCATTGTGTTAAATCCCCATGCTATGTCTGGAAGCCTGCAATGTTTTTCTCCATTGTCTGACATTCTCCCATATTGTTTTTGTGGTTCATCCCTcatttctccccttctccctctgtgCCTCTTCTTTAAAATGTTATTATTCCATTAATCTCCTGTGCTTTTACATCCATCTACTATTTGACCTGGCTCATCTCTTTTCCTTTCAACCCGTTTCTTCTGTCTTGCTTCCTATTCTTGTTTCGTCTCCACTGCCTTTCCGAGCTCACCATGCCCTTGACCTACACTCTCCTGTgtgtctcctcctccctcccatgtcctcctgtctctcctcagaTCTGTTAAAGAGTCTCCAGTCAGGGTCTCAGGTTGCTCTGCCTCCTCACTTACAGCTCGCTTTCTCAGGTAAAATCTGCCCTTCCCTGTGACCCCGCTCTCTCCACTCAGCCCGCTGTCACTTCAAATGTCCCTGAGAAGAAAAACAGACATCTTCCCTGTCTGACCCTCCATAGTCTCTGTGCATGCTGCCGCTTTCGTCATGTCGGTGGTTGTCATTTGTGTTatgtttaaatatttgtttttgtttcctATGAATATTTCAAGAACTCTACTCTTCCCGTCCAGATGTCAATCAAACCCAAGGAGGGGATGTGAAGAGGAAGTCTCTTTGACCACGCCTGTTTGCAACACTGAGGACATCCACTATGATATGACAGCTATCAGGACAAATCAGGAACTAGGATGACTTTGAATGACTAACAGAAGCTGCCCAAACACAGGATGGGGCTGAAATGGGGAATTGGACCCTCTCGATAATCTTCCGGCTGTTACTTATTTTTTAAACAGCAATTTGATAATTGTTTTAATATTGTAaggcttaatgacaagtttgttTTTGTCAATGTTTACAGAACAGACCTTTATCACTGTGGTCAGGGAGGGAGAATGAATGAGAGGTCTGCTTGTTGGTTTGTGTGTGAATGCACTATTTAGCGTCAGTGTGCAAATTTGTTTGTGTAACCCTCCCTCTCTGATACCTGGGTTAGTGTGTCTATTTGATGGTGCTTTTTCAATGTAATTATCTAGACCTGTAAGAAATGATACTAAATGCGAATGTTGTTGAATTTGTTTAGGGACTGgagctgtattttttttttgctgtaCATAACTCCACAATTCAATAAAACAAGCCATGAACTATGCAGGATTATAACAAAATGGTATATTGGTGACTTTCTATGGTCATCAGCATGGGTAATTCTGTTCCCTCATGTCTTGTGCCTTCACTCACTTTCATGAAGTACTACACTGCATAACTTTTATAAAAATGgaaaacaagccaataacatcCACATAGTGAAAAGTTAGTAAAAGTATATCAGAGTGGGTTgaactaaccccccccccccccccgtctcaaTATTGGCTCTTAAAATCCACAAATGGTCAGCGTTGCAAAGAAACACTTTACCATGCTACCTGGAGTCTGATTAATCAAAAGTTTATTTGATGGGTAACAAACCGGAGACACTACCTGACGGTTGCTTATCCAAAGCAGCCCAAAAGGTCAAATGAATCAACACAAGGCTGCACAACTTTCTGTGCCTCCACCAGACTGAGGTTGAAACAGCACAGAGGTTCTTTAGGGTTCTGGGTCCAGACAAAGCCAACACACCCAAGGCAAAACACACAGGTCAATGGGCGGTGCTTATAATTTAGCTGACATCAAATGCCATATCTCAAACAAACTCAGAAAATTACTCATGACTTAATCCAGGAGCTACAATCCTGACAGCATAACCCTTAAATAATCAAGCAGGACCAGTAATGTACTCCAATACAATCCCAAAAGCCTTTTTAACCCCACATCAAAATGCTATTGCCCCATACAGCACACAAGCTGACATTCATTTAAACCCAAAAAGAAAACTGGAAAAACAAGATTAAACATTAAAATAGGTGATCGCTTCTACAGCTGTAAAGAGTCTGGCAGTATGCAGAAGGTTTGATGGCTGTCCCAATCCCTGTTGGTTTTTCTTTCTAAAGGTCCTCCAGAGTCTATTTGACCAGGGGCCTGGTTTTGTCATCATCGCCACACTGATGGGCTTTATACTTTTTCACCTCTGCCATGTATTTTGTCCAGGCATCCCCCTTGCCCTCCATCTGGAAAACAGAATAAATAATTAGACAATGGCTTAGAGGACACAAGTGAAGACAATGTCATGACAAAACGATCAGGAAAAAATATTTCTTGAACCTCAGGATCCACTTTCTGTTTCTTCGCAACCATGCCAGTCTTGAGGGCCAATTTAGAGCCACCTCTGCGCTTCCCCACCTGGGTTAGGGGATAGAAGACTGAAACCGTTATACGAGCCCTTGCGGGTGGACTGCCAATGATGGAGACTACACAAGACGAGAGAACACAGAACAAGCCTATGTTATCACGGGAAACAGTCCTGAAGTCTTGAGTAGTTAATGAATGCTTTCCAATGTCTAGACCTGATGTGGATCTCAGGTTACTTGTTGGTGACACTGCAGTGCACCTCTTCACATGTGAATGTATCCCTCTATGGTGATGTAACTATTCACTAACGTGAGCTGTGTGTggtggatttaaaaaaaagtttgtaATTTGTTAATTTTGCCATTGGCTACAATCTCTAGCTAACAACTGCCAAACCCCTTACAAAGCTGGTCACACTCGGAGTCTTCTTTTCCTGTGTCGACTGTCCTTCGTCAGCAGTACTTTTATCACCGCATCCTTGGtccatttctttttttcttttttcttcctcCATTTTTTTCTTGAACATCTCCATAAAGCTTCCATCATTAGCAAATGTATTGGCCGCTGTTGCTTTGCTGACTCCCGGTGCAGGACTGTCTGGCGACCCCGGGCTGTTACTGCTCGAATCGCTGctgttttgatgtcttctgttGTATCCACGCTTCGGATCCATGTTAGCTTTTTTTCACGTAAAAGGGCTCAGTTCCTTTAGGCCTTTCTGCAACTAGTGGTGTGCTCTCTGGTCGTTTTGTGTCAATAACACAAACTAAAGCCGGCTAGCTACTTGACAAAAAAACGCTATCGGTGACGGACTCCACCCGAACCCCAAACTAAGCAACAAACTTCGAGGCAAAGGCGCTAGCATACGAAGCCATCTAATTTAAAACGTGGAAATCCATAAATTAATCGGAGCGACACTTGTCCGCCTCCCAGCGAGCTAGCACGTCCTCGCGGCGAAAAAAAACTCAGACTTGTTGTTggaggctagctaacgttagccccgTCAGcgttgtagctaactagctattcgAAAAATGTCAACTAGCTAATGACCAAACAATTGTGTCACGAGTAGCTAAACCATTGCAAAACACAAATCAACCACATTagctatatataataatatatttattCAAACGATTCTCAAAGTGAAGTATATTACTGATATTGGCTGCATTTGTCCAGATGTGGTTTTCTTTCACTTGTTATCGGCCATGTTGAATTTCGGCTTATCATTTACGTCAGCACGTCAATCTTCTTATTCTATGGTAttatggcggtccgcaaacaTTCGTTAGAGGTGCATGCCGCCTCCTACTGTGTGGGCTGTGTCTTACTGTTCTGGAGTGTGAACTCATTACAGTTTGTGAAATAAAGGGGAGGATAAAGGGAAGAAAAATTGCCCTACGAACTAACTAACCCttcacccattaaaacctccctactattccactacttggccctatctttttattttatttattttatttaacctttatttcatcagggagtcatacttggggcttccgagtggcgctgcggtctaagacactgcatctcagtgcttgaggcgtcaatACAGACCCCGTGGTTCGTATCTAGGCTGTAACACAATCGACTGTGattgggtggcgcacaattggcccagcgttgtcagggtttggctggtgtaggtagtcactgtaaataagattgtcttcttaactgacttgcctagttaaataaaagtttaagCAAAAATGGATCATTCGATAGAGATAATGTTAAAAGATTACATGGGAAATAGTCTCAGAAAAATATTGGCGTATGTCAACTTTTGGTAAAAGTACGGGGAATTGATTTATCCTTAACCAATAAAACTTTAAATACTTATGGGATGCCCTCCGTCCTGGTAATACATTTTGAAACAAAACCTATAACCTGTCAAATAGAACCATTGAAATGTTGAACATGTAGAGATTTGTTTTTAAACTTAAGGCTATAATTTGTAGTCCCGATGGAGTTTGTTGATATTCCAAAGCTTGACGTTCTAAACCAATTCGTGAGTAGGCAAAACGGAAAGTGTCTGATTTCCTGTACGCCATCTCAGGCGCCAGACCTATTATGGACAGAGAGCGCCATCTACAGGGGACTGGTGGATAGTGCCAGGCATGTTTTTGTGAAAGTTATAATCAGAAAGAAATCTAGTCTCGAGAGCTACTTTAGAAAGTAAGCTCCCTCCAAATGTATAATTTCACTTCTGATGTTGGCCGATGTAGTTTATAAATATTAATCTTAAAATAATAGACATTTAATGAGTCTGAAGCAAATTGTGAATATCCAACGGAGATTGGGCAACGGAGATTGGGTATAGTATATACAGTAAATGTTGGAGTGGATAAAAACACAAATGATTaaagagtggagggaggacagtggccTCCCTGTTAACAGAAGTTatcatg of Salmo trutta chromosome 1, fSalTru1.1, whole genome shotgun sequence contains these proteins:
- the LOC115201510 gene encoding telomerase RNA component interacting RNase, with translation MDPKRGYNRRHQNSSDSSSNSPGSPDSPAPGVSKATAANTFANDGSFMEMFKKKMEEEKRKKEMDQGCGDKSTADEGQSTQEKKTPSVTSFVGKRRGGSKLALKTGMVAKKQKVDPEMEGKGDAWTKYMAEVKKYKAHQCGDDDKTRPLVK